From Cricetulus griseus strain 17A/GY chromosome 1 unlocalized genomic scaffold, alternate assembly CriGri-PICRH-1.0 chr1_0, whole genome shotgun sequence, a single genomic window includes:
- the Pcdh10 gene encoding protocadherin-10 isoform X1, translated as MIVLLFFALLWMVDGVFSQLHYTVQEEQEHGTFVGNIAEDLGLDITKLSARRFQTVANSRTPYLDLNLETGVLYVNEKIDREQICKQSPSCVLHLEVFLENPLELFRVEIEVLDINDNPPSFPEPDLTVEISESATPGTRFPLESAFDPDVGTNSLRDYEITPNSYFSLDVQTQGDGNRFAELVLEKPLDREQQAVHRYVLTAVDGGGGGGGGEGGGGGGGAGLPPQQQRTGTALLTIRVLDSNDNVPAFDQPVYTVSLPENSPPGTLVIQLNATDPDEGQNGEVVYSFSSHISPRARELFGLSPRTGRLEVSGELDYEESPVYQVYVQAKDLGPNAVPAHCKVLVRVLDANDNAPEISFSTVKEAVSEGAAPGTVVALFSVTDRDSEENGQVQCELLGDVPFRLKSSFKNYYTIVTEAPLDREAGDSYTLTVVARDRGEPALSTSKSIQVQVSDVNDNAPRFSQPVYDVYVTENNVPGAYIYAVSATDRDEGANAKLTYSILECQIQGMSVFTYVSINSDNGYLYALRSFDYEQIKDFSFQVEARDAGSPQALAGNATVNILIVDQNDNAPAIVAPLPGRNGTPAREVLPRSAEPGYLLTRVAAVDADDGENARLTYSIVRGNEMNLFRLDWRTGELRTARRVPAKRDPQRPYELVIEVRDHGQPPLSSTATLVVQLVDGAVEPQGGGGGGGGGPGEHQRPSRSGGGETSLDLTLILIIALGSVSFIFLLAMIVLAVRCQKEKKLNIYTCLASDCCLCCCCCGSGGSTCCGRQARARKKKLSKSDIMLVQSANVPSNPAQVPVEETGSFGSHHHNQNYCYQVCLTPESAKTDLMFLKPCSPSRSTDAEHNPCGAIVTGYSDQQPDIISNGSILSNENKHQRAELSYLVDRPRRVNSSAFQEADIVSSKDSGHGDSEQGDSDHDVTNRGQSAGMDLFSNCTEECKALGHSDRCWMPSFVPSDGRQAADYRSNLHVPGMDSVPDTEVFEPPEAQPGSERSFSTFGKEKALHGTLERKELDGLLSNTRAPYKPPYLKMLWMQLRGEAHLTKDGGKQTTS; from the exons ATGATTGTGCTGTTATTCTTTGCCTTGCTCTGGATGGTGGACGGAGTCTTTTCCCAGCTCCATTATACAGTGCAGGAGGAGCAGGAACATGGCACTTTCGTGGGGAATATCGCGGAAGATCTGGGCTTGGACATTACAAAACTTTCAGCTCGCAGGTTTCAGACTGTGGCCAACTCACGGACCCCTTACTTGGACCTCAATCTGGAGACCGGGGTTCTGTATGTAAATGAAAAGATCGACCGCGAGCAGATCTGCAAGCAGAGCCCCTCTTGTGTCCTGCACCTGGAGGTCTTTCTGGAGAATCCGTTGGAGCTGTTCCGAGTGGAGATCGAAGTGCTGGACATCAATGACAACCCTCCCTCCTTCCCGGAGCCGGACCTGACAGTAGAGATCTCAGAGAGCGCCACGCCAGGCACCCGCTTTCCCTTGGAGAGCGCCTTTGACCCAGACGTGGGGACCAACTCATTGCGAGACTATGAGATAACCCCGAATAGCTACTTCTCGCTAGACGTGCAGACCCAAGGAGATGGTAACCGATTCGCCGAGCTGGTGCTGGAGAAGCCACTGGACCGAGAACAGCAAGCGGTGCACCGCTACGTGCTGACCGCGGTGGacgggggaggagggggaggaggaggggaaggagggggaggcgGTGGGGGAGCCGGCTTGCCCCCGCAGCAACAGCGCACGGGCACGGCCTTGCTCACCATCCGAGTGCTTGACTCCAATGACAATGTGCCCGCGTTCGACCAACCCGTCTACACGGTTTCCCTACCAGAAAATTCACCCCCTGGCACCCTAGTGATCCAGCTCAATGCCACCGACCCGGATGAAGGCCAGAACGGCGAGGTCGTATACTCATTTAGCAGTCACATTTCGCCCAGGGCTCGAGAGCTCTTCGGACTTTCGCCTCGCACCGGCCGGCTGGAGGTGAGCGGCGAGTTGGACTATGAAGAGAGCCCAGTGTACCAGGTGTATGTCCAAGCCAAGGACTTGGGTCCCAATGCTGTGCCTGCACACTGCAAGGTGCTGGTGAGAGTGCTGGATGCTAATGACAACGCACCGGAGATCAGCTTCAGCACGGTGAAAGAGGCGGTGAGCGAGGGTGCGGCCCCTGGAACCGTGGTGGCTCTGTTCAGCGTGACTGATAGAGACTCAGAGGAGAATGGGCAGGTGCAGTGTGAGCTCCTGGGAGACGTGCCGTTCCGCCTCAAGTCTTCCTTCAAGAATTACTACACCATCGTGACCGAAGCCCCTTTGGACCGAGAAGCTGGCGACTCCTATACTCTGACAGTGGTGGCCCGCGACCGGGGCGAACCTGCACTCTCCACCAGTAAATCGATCCAGGTTCAAGTGTCAGATGTGAACGACAATGCGCCGCGCTTCAGCCAGCCGGTCTACGACGTGTATGTGACAGAAAACAACGTGCCTGGTGCCTACATTTACGCGGTGAGCGCCACGGACCGAGACGAAGGGGCCAATGCCAAATTAACCTATTCTATCCTCGAGTGCCAGATCCAGGGCATGAGTGTCTTCACCTACGTGTCCATCAACTCAGACAACGGCTACTTGTACGCCCTGAGATCCTTTGATTATGAGCAGATCAAGGACTTCAGTTTTCAAGTGGAAGCCCGGGACGCCGGCAGCCCCCAGGCACTGGCAGGCAACGCCACGGTCAACATTCTGATTGTAGATCAGAACGACAATGCCCCCGCCATCGTGGCGCCCCTGCCGGGGCGCAACGGGACTCCAGCCCGCGAGGTGCTGCCTCGCTCTGCCGAGCCGGGCTACCTGCTTACTCGCGTGGCAGCCGTGGACGCGGACGACGGCGAGAACGCCAGGCTCACCTACAGTATCGTGCGGGGCAACGAAATGAACCTATTCCGCCTGGACTGGCGCACCGGAGAGCTCCGCACTGCGCGCCGGGTCCCAGCCAAGCGCGACCCCCAGCGGCCTTATGAGCTGGTGATCGAGGTGCGTGACCATGGGCAGCCACCACTGTCTTCCACAGCCACCCTGGTTGTTCAGCTGGTGGATGGAGCCGTGGAGCCACagggcgggggcgggggcggaGGTGGAGGGCCCGGGGAGCACCAGCGCCCCAGCCGCTCTGGCGGTGGAGAAACTTCACTGGACCTCACACTCATCCTCATCATCGCGCTGGGCTCAGTGTCCTTCATCTTTCTGCTGGCCATGATCGTGTTGGCCGTGCGCtgtcaaaaggagaaaaaacTCAACATCTACACCTGTCTAGCGAGTGattgctgcctctgctgctgctgctgtggcagTGGGGGCTCCACCTGCTGCGGCCGCCAAGCCCGGGCACGCAAGAAGAAACTCAGCAAGTCCGACATCATGTTGGTGCAAAGCGCCAACGTCCCTAGCAACCCGGCCCAGGTGCCGGTGGAGGAGACCGGGAGCTTTGGCTCCCACCACCACAACCAGAACTATTGCTATCAAGTCTGCCTCACCCCGGAGTCCGCCAAGACCGACCTGATGTTCCTGAAGCCCTGCAGCCCTTCCCGAAGTACAGACGCTGAGCACAATCCCTGTGGAGCCATCGTCACCGGGTACAGCGACCAGCAACCAGACATCATTTCCAACGGAAGCATTTTGTCCAACGAG aaTAAACACCAGCGAGCAGAGCTCAGCTATCTAGTTGACAGACCTCGCCGAGTCAACAG TTCTGCATTCCAGGAAGCTGACATTGTAAGCTCTAAGGACAGTGGTCATGGGGACAGTGAACAGGGAGACAGTGATCATGATGTCACCAATCGTGGTCAGTCAGCTG gTATGGATCTCTTCTCCAACTGCACTGAGGAATGTAAAGCTCTGGGCCACTCAGACCGATGCTGGATGCCTTCATTTGTCCCTTCGGATGGACGCCAGGCTGCAGATTACCGCAGCAACCTACATGTCCCCGGCATGGACTCAGTGCCAGACACCGAGGTCTTTGAACCTCCCGAAGCGCAGCCTGGATCAGAGCGGTCCTTCTCCACCTTCGGCAAGGAGAAGGCCCTGCATGGCACCCTGGAGAGGAAGGAGCTGGATGGATTACTGTCTAATACACGAGCGCCTTACAAACCACCATATTTGA
- the Pcdh10 gene encoding protocadherin-10 isoform X2 has translation MIVLLFFALLWMVDGVFSQLHYTVQEEQEHGTFVGNIAEDLGLDITKLSARRFQTVANSRTPYLDLNLETGVLYVNEKIDREQICKQSPSCVLHLEVFLENPLELFRVEIEVLDINDNPPSFPEPDLTVEISESATPGTRFPLESAFDPDVGTNSLRDYEITPNSYFSLDVQTQGDGNRFAELVLEKPLDREQQAVHRYVLTAVDGGGGGGGGEGGGGGGGAGLPPQQQRTGTALLTIRVLDSNDNVPAFDQPVYTVSLPENSPPGTLVIQLNATDPDEGQNGEVVYSFSSHISPRARELFGLSPRTGRLEVSGELDYEESPVYQVYVQAKDLGPNAVPAHCKVLVRVLDANDNAPEISFSTVKEAVSEGAAPGTVVALFSVTDRDSEENGQVQCELLGDVPFRLKSSFKNYYTIVTEAPLDREAGDSYTLTVVARDRGEPALSTSKSIQVQVSDVNDNAPRFSQPVYDVYVTENNVPGAYIYAVSATDRDEGANAKLTYSILECQIQGMSVFTYVSINSDNGYLYALRSFDYEQIKDFSFQVEARDAGSPQALAGNATVNILIVDQNDNAPAIVAPLPGRNGTPAREVLPRSAEPGYLLTRVAAVDADDGENARLTYSIVRGNEMNLFRLDWRTGELRTARRVPAKRDPQRPYELVIEVRDHGQPPLSSTATLVVQLVDGAVEPQGGGGGGGGGPGEHQRPSRSGGGETSLDLTLILIIALGSVSFIFLLAMIVLAVRCQKEKKLNIYTCLASDCCLCCCCCGSGGSTCCGRQARARKKKLSKSDIMLVQSANVPSNPAQVPVEETGSFGSHHHNQNYCYQVCLTPESAKTDLMFLKPCSPSRSTDAEHNPCGAIVTGYSDQQPDIISNGSILSNENKHQRAELSYLVDRPRRVNSSAFQEADIVSSKDSGHGDSEQGDSDHDVTNRGQSAGMDLFSNCTEECKALGHSDRCWMPSFVPSDGRQAADYRSNLHVPGMDSVPDTEVFEPPEAQPGSERSFSTFGKEKALHGTLERKELDGLLSNTRAPYKPPYLNHFHPLSCFAHWK, from the exons ATGATTGTGCTGTTATTCTTTGCCTTGCTCTGGATGGTGGACGGAGTCTTTTCCCAGCTCCATTATACAGTGCAGGAGGAGCAGGAACATGGCACTTTCGTGGGGAATATCGCGGAAGATCTGGGCTTGGACATTACAAAACTTTCAGCTCGCAGGTTTCAGACTGTGGCCAACTCACGGACCCCTTACTTGGACCTCAATCTGGAGACCGGGGTTCTGTATGTAAATGAAAAGATCGACCGCGAGCAGATCTGCAAGCAGAGCCCCTCTTGTGTCCTGCACCTGGAGGTCTTTCTGGAGAATCCGTTGGAGCTGTTCCGAGTGGAGATCGAAGTGCTGGACATCAATGACAACCCTCCCTCCTTCCCGGAGCCGGACCTGACAGTAGAGATCTCAGAGAGCGCCACGCCAGGCACCCGCTTTCCCTTGGAGAGCGCCTTTGACCCAGACGTGGGGACCAACTCATTGCGAGACTATGAGATAACCCCGAATAGCTACTTCTCGCTAGACGTGCAGACCCAAGGAGATGGTAACCGATTCGCCGAGCTGGTGCTGGAGAAGCCACTGGACCGAGAACAGCAAGCGGTGCACCGCTACGTGCTGACCGCGGTGGacgggggaggagggggaggaggaggggaaggagggggaggcgGTGGGGGAGCCGGCTTGCCCCCGCAGCAACAGCGCACGGGCACGGCCTTGCTCACCATCCGAGTGCTTGACTCCAATGACAATGTGCCCGCGTTCGACCAACCCGTCTACACGGTTTCCCTACCAGAAAATTCACCCCCTGGCACCCTAGTGATCCAGCTCAATGCCACCGACCCGGATGAAGGCCAGAACGGCGAGGTCGTATACTCATTTAGCAGTCACATTTCGCCCAGGGCTCGAGAGCTCTTCGGACTTTCGCCTCGCACCGGCCGGCTGGAGGTGAGCGGCGAGTTGGACTATGAAGAGAGCCCAGTGTACCAGGTGTATGTCCAAGCCAAGGACTTGGGTCCCAATGCTGTGCCTGCACACTGCAAGGTGCTGGTGAGAGTGCTGGATGCTAATGACAACGCACCGGAGATCAGCTTCAGCACGGTGAAAGAGGCGGTGAGCGAGGGTGCGGCCCCTGGAACCGTGGTGGCTCTGTTCAGCGTGACTGATAGAGACTCAGAGGAGAATGGGCAGGTGCAGTGTGAGCTCCTGGGAGACGTGCCGTTCCGCCTCAAGTCTTCCTTCAAGAATTACTACACCATCGTGACCGAAGCCCCTTTGGACCGAGAAGCTGGCGACTCCTATACTCTGACAGTGGTGGCCCGCGACCGGGGCGAACCTGCACTCTCCACCAGTAAATCGATCCAGGTTCAAGTGTCAGATGTGAACGACAATGCGCCGCGCTTCAGCCAGCCGGTCTACGACGTGTATGTGACAGAAAACAACGTGCCTGGTGCCTACATTTACGCGGTGAGCGCCACGGACCGAGACGAAGGGGCCAATGCCAAATTAACCTATTCTATCCTCGAGTGCCAGATCCAGGGCATGAGTGTCTTCACCTACGTGTCCATCAACTCAGACAACGGCTACTTGTACGCCCTGAGATCCTTTGATTATGAGCAGATCAAGGACTTCAGTTTTCAAGTGGAAGCCCGGGACGCCGGCAGCCCCCAGGCACTGGCAGGCAACGCCACGGTCAACATTCTGATTGTAGATCAGAACGACAATGCCCCCGCCATCGTGGCGCCCCTGCCGGGGCGCAACGGGACTCCAGCCCGCGAGGTGCTGCCTCGCTCTGCCGAGCCGGGCTACCTGCTTACTCGCGTGGCAGCCGTGGACGCGGACGACGGCGAGAACGCCAGGCTCACCTACAGTATCGTGCGGGGCAACGAAATGAACCTATTCCGCCTGGACTGGCGCACCGGAGAGCTCCGCACTGCGCGCCGGGTCCCAGCCAAGCGCGACCCCCAGCGGCCTTATGAGCTGGTGATCGAGGTGCGTGACCATGGGCAGCCACCACTGTCTTCCACAGCCACCCTGGTTGTTCAGCTGGTGGATGGAGCCGTGGAGCCACagggcgggggcgggggcggaGGTGGAGGGCCCGGGGAGCACCAGCGCCCCAGCCGCTCTGGCGGTGGAGAAACTTCACTGGACCTCACACTCATCCTCATCATCGCGCTGGGCTCAGTGTCCTTCATCTTTCTGCTGGCCATGATCGTGTTGGCCGTGCGCtgtcaaaaggagaaaaaacTCAACATCTACACCTGTCTAGCGAGTGattgctgcctctgctgctgctgctgtggcagTGGGGGCTCCACCTGCTGCGGCCGCCAAGCCCGGGCACGCAAGAAGAAACTCAGCAAGTCCGACATCATGTTGGTGCAAAGCGCCAACGTCCCTAGCAACCCGGCCCAGGTGCCGGTGGAGGAGACCGGGAGCTTTGGCTCCCACCACCACAACCAGAACTATTGCTATCAAGTCTGCCTCACCCCGGAGTCCGCCAAGACCGACCTGATGTTCCTGAAGCCCTGCAGCCCTTCCCGAAGTACAGACGCTGAGCACAATCCCTGTGGAGCCATCGTCACCGGGTACAGCGACCAGCAACCAGACATCATTTCCAACGGAAGCATTTTGTCCAACGAG aaTAAACACCAGCGAGCAGAGCTCAGCTATCTAGTTGACAGACCTCGCCGAGTCAACAG TTCTGCATTCCAGGAAGCTGACATTGTAAGCTCTAAGGACAGTGGTCATGGGGACAGTGAACAGGGAGACAGTGATCATGATGTCACCAATCGTGGTCAGTCAGCTG gTATGGATCTCTTCTCCAACTGCACTGAGGAATGTAAAGCTCTGGGCCACTCAGACCGATGCTGGATGCCTTCATTTGTCCCTTCGGATGGACGCCAGGCTGCAGATTACCGCAGCAACCTACATGTCCCCGGCATGGACTCAGTGCCAGACACCGAGGTCTTTGAACCTCCCGAAGCGCAGCCTGGATCAGAGCGGTCCTTCTCCACCTTCGGCAAGGAGAAGGCCCTGCATGGCACCCTGGAGAGGAAGGAGCTGGATGGATTACTGTCTAATACACGAGCGCCTTACAAACCACCATATTTGA ATCATTTCCACCCTCTTTCTTGTTTTGCACATTGGAAGTAA